The genomic DNA AATTGAAGAAATTCAGCACGAAACTTTAAAGAGAGAGGGAACTAACATTCATTACGATTTGTATGTTAATTTTTCTGAAGCTGTTTTAGGAACCAGTAAAGAGGTTGATACTGTTACAGGAAAAGTTAAAATTAAAATTGATGCAGGTACACAATCTGGTAAGATTTTAAGACTAAAAGGAAAAGGTTTACCAAGTATTGAAAGATATGGAACTGGAGATTTCTTAATTCATATTAATGTTTGGACGCCTCAAGAATTAAATAAAGAGCAAAAACAATTCTTTGAAAAAATGGCTGATAGTGAGAATTTTACACCAGCTCCGAATAAGTCGGATAAATCATTTTTTGAAAAAGTAAAAGATATGTTTTCATAGACATATGTTATAATTATAGATTATAATAAAGAAACTTATCAAAAAATAGTTTTTATTATAAGATTTAATATATATTTGTAGTGTTGCCGATTTATCGGCAACACTTTTTCTTTTTCATAGCAATTTTTCCCACTCAATTTATTGAGTGGGTTTTTTATGAAAAGAAATTGTAGTTTTGTAAAATATTAAAAAATAAGCAGGCTTATCTTATCGACTTGTTTTAACAAGTAGGAAAGTCCGGACACCAAAGAGTATCATAGCGGATAACATCCGTCCAGCGTAAGTTGAGGACCAGTGCAACAGAAAGTATGTACAGTTCGGCTGTAGTGAAACCAGGTAAACTCTATGAGGTGCAATGCCATGTATATTAGAGTTTGAGAGCTACTCGCTCGATTCTAAAGGGTAGGCAGATGGATTCTAAGAGCAATTTTAGAACTAGATAAATGATAAGAACCTTTTTAAGGGACAGAATTCGGCTTATTAGCCTGCTTTTTTAATATTATTTTAGGTAGATTTTTATATTATGATAAAATACCTTGCTTTTAATTATAAAATCATCAGTATTTAAGAATATAACTTTTCTTTATTCATTAATTGTAGCTATCTATTATTTATCTTTTAAAATTCACTTAAAAAATGTAATTTTGTTTTACTTATAATCATAAAATTTAACGAGAATATGGCTTTTGATATTGAGATGATCAAAAAAGTGTACGCAAACGTTGTAGAACGAGTAGATGCCGCACGTGAAATTACAGGAAAACCTTTAACTTTAGCAGAAAAAATATTATATAGTCACCTTTGGGATGGAAATCCTAAAAAAGCTTTTTCGAGAGGGAAAGACTATGTAAATTTTGCTCCAGATAGAATTGCTTTACAAGATGCAACCGCGCAAATGGCTTTGTTGCAATTTATGCAGGCAGGAAAAACGAAAGTTGCTGTTCCTACAACTACACACTGTGATCACTTAATTCAAGCTAAAAATGGTGCAAGTTCAGATTTACAGTCAGCTTTAAATACAAGTAATGAAGTTTTTAATTTCTTAGAATCTGTATCTAATAAATACGGTTTAGGTTTTTGGAAACCTGGAGCAGGAATTATTCATCAAGTAGTATTAGAAAATTATGCATTTCCAGGAGGAATGATGATTGGTACAGATTCTCACACAGTAAATGCTGGTGGTTTAGGTATGGTTGCTATTGGTGTTGGTGGTGCAGATGCAGTAGATGTTATGGCAGGTATGGCTTGGGAATTAAAATTCCCAAAGTTAATTGGAGTTAAGTTAACAGGAAAACTTTCTGGTTGGACAGCGCCAAAAGATGTAATTTTAAAAGTTGCAGGCATTGTTTCAGCAAAAGGAGGAACAGGAGCAATTGTAGAATATTTTGGTGAAGGAGCAACTTCTATGTCTTGTACTGGTAAAGGTACTATATGTAATATGGGTGCAGAAATAGGAGCTACAACTTCTACTTTTGGTTATGATGAGTCTATGGAACGTTATTTACGTGCTACAGATAGAAGTGATGTTGCAGATGCTGCAAATAAAGTAAAAGATTATTTAACGGGAGATACAGAAGTGTATGCAAACCCAGAACAATATTTTGATCAAGTAATTGAAATAAACTTATCTGAATTAAGCCCTTTATTAAACGGACCATTTACGCCAGATTTATCTACAAAAGCTGGTTCAGATATGACTGAGGCTGCTAATAAAAATGATTGGCCTTTAACAGTTGAATGGGGTTTAATAGGTTCTTGTACCAACTCTTCTTATGAAGATTTATCGAGAGCTTCTTCAATTGCACAACAAGCAATTGATAAAGGTTTAAAGATGAAATCTGAATTAGGAATTAATCCAGGTTCTGAGAAAGTAAGATATACTGCAGATAGAGATGGTATTATAGGAATCTTTGAAAAATTAGATGCTAAAATATTTACCAACGCTTGTGGACCATG from Polaribacter sp. ALD11 includes the following:
- a CDS encoding aconitate hydratase; this translates as MAFDIEMIKKVYANVVERVDAAREITGKPLTLAEKILYSHLWDGNPKKAFSRGKDYVNFAPDRIALQDATAQMALLQFMQAGKTKVAVPTTTHCDHLIQAKNGASSDLQSALNTSNEVFNFLESVSNKYGLGFWKPGAGIIHQVVLENYAFPGGMMIGTDSHTVNAGGLGMVAIGVGGADAVDVMAGMAWELKFPKLIGVKLTGKLSGWTAPKDVILKVAGIVSAKGGTGAIVEYFGEGATSMSCTGKGTICNMGAEIGATTSTFGYDESMERYLRATDRSDVADAANKVKDYLTGDTEVYANPEQYFDQVIEINLSELSPLLNGPFTPDLSTKAGSDMTEAANKNDWPLTVEWGLIGSCTNSSYEDLSRASSIAQQAIDKGLKMKSELGINPGSEKVRYTADRDGIIGIFEKLDAKIFTNACGPCIGQWARYEDPKNAPKNSIIHSFNRNFAKRADGNPNTHAFVASPEMVAAVAIAGRLDFNPITDKLINENGEEVMLDEPTGWELPPKGFEVKDDGYLAPEEDGSHVQIAVKSDSERLQLLEPFTPLGNDLTGVKLLIKAHGKCTTDHISMAGPWLRYRGHLDNISNNCLIGAVNAFGMKTNFVKNQLTGEFGGVPDTARAYKAAGVKTIVIGDHNYGEGSSREHAAMEPRHLGVAAVLVKSFARIHETNLKKQGMLGLTFANEADYDLIQEDDTFNFVDLNEFAPNKPLTIEVVHADGSKDTIVVNHTYNEGQIEWYNEGSALNLIKKENA